In Papaver somniferum cultivar HN1 unplaced genomic scaffold, ASM357369v1 unplaced-scaffold_135, whole genome shotgun sequence, one DNA window encodes the following:
- the LOC113334246 gene encoding uncharacterized protein LOC113334246: protein MANEDKADDGNLAKRAKQFRPPLSRDILYGEDNWISWVQQPFNLAALIERRNKARHMNWIHVASICNENGVSGFGCIIRDCHGIPIYAYSECVTDETEPVSEFYLEMKAVDKSLEKAEKLKFKNIAVITSEDTSYELNDCAVGQDINGRWCERVFGVSSRIKETLTRIQCDPEDQRYVHFLPSEGGELSSALCLAGLAASEGKATLEFSFEKGLLPLGEDKIVDLLRFLHTEATNTGPFHP, encoded by the coding sequence ATGGCTAACGAGGACAAGGCTGATGATGGAAATCTTGCCAAACGAGCCAAACAATTCAGGCCTCCCTTGTCTCGTGATATTTTATATGGTGAAGATAATTGGATAAGTTGGGTTCAGCAACCATTTAATCTTGCAGCGCTAATAGAAAGGCGCAATAAGGCTCGACATATGAACTGGATTCATGTTGCTAGTATCTGTAATGAAAATGGAGTGTCAGGGTTCGGGTGTATTATCCGTGACTGTCATGGTATACCCATTTATGCGTATTCTGAATGTGTTACTGATGAGACTGAGCCAGTTTCAGAATTTTATCTGGAGATGAAAGCAGTGGACAAAAGTTTAGAAAAGGCCGAAAAACTCAAGTTCAAGAATATTGCGGTCATTACATCAGAGGATACTTCCTATGAACTCAATGATTGTGCCGTTGGGCAAGATATTAACGGCAGGTGGTGTGAAAGGGTGTTTGGTGTTTCTTCACGAATCAAAGAAACGCTTACTCGAATACAATGTGATCCCGAGGATCAGAGATATGTTCATTTTCTTCCAAGCGAAGGTGGTGAATTAAGTAGTGCATTATGTCTGGCAGGACTTGCAGCCAGTGAGGGGAAGGCGACACTTGAATTTTCATTTGAAAAGGGTCTGTTGCCActaggagaagacaaaattgttGACCTGCTGAGATTTCTCCACACAGAAGCAACTAACACAGGCCCTTTTCATCCGTGA